ggcttcctgtcctcgtcgaggccactagtattagtggccctcaggtaaattcaggtaaatatatttCCTTTTATCTACTAGAAGCAAAGTATTGATACAATGTAGCTAGAAGCCTCTCGTCCTGGATGTCATGAAGCACCCACTGAAGGAGCAACGGAGAGCGACCATGTAAATAACGCTTATATTTGCCAGCGTTCTGTTGTAGGACAATACACCTTAGATATAAACTAATGAATTGTGCTGCATAAagataatttctaatcagttcACATATTTCACTATCATTTTTCATGCCATTACTGATAAGGTGAACCAGATTGAGGTTTCAACTCTGATGACACATTAGTTAATTTTATCAAATTTTAAGTGGAAATCTGGTGCTTTCTACAGGCACCAGACGCTTACACTGTCCTTCTACAGGCACCAGACGCTTACACTGTCCTTCTACAGGCACCAGACGCTTACACTGTCCTTCTACAGGCACCAGACGCTTACACTGTCCTTCTACAGACACCAGACGCTTACACTGTCCTTCTACAGGCACCAGACGCTTACACTGTCCTTCTACAGGCACCAGACGCTTACACTGTCCTTCTACAGGCACCAGACGCTTACACTGCCCTTCTACAGACACCAGACGCTTACACTGTCCTTCTACAGGCACCAGACGCTTACACTGTCCTTCTACAGGCACCAGACGCTTACACTGTCCTTCTACAGGCACCAGACGCTTACACTGTCCTTCTACAGGCACCAGACGCTTACACTGTCCTTCTACAGGCACCAGACGCTTACACTGTCCTTCTACAGGCACCAGACGCTTACACTGTCCTTCTACAGGCACCAGACGCTTACACTGTCCTTCTACAGGCACCAGACGCTTACACTGTCCTACAGGCACCAGACGCTTACACTGTCCTTCTACAGGCACCAGACGCTTACACTGTCCTACAGGCACTAGAACGTGCCTGATGTACGAGGCACCAGGCATATgtactaacgtgtatgaatacactctggctgcctgtcccccgacacaatgaattatcattattattatttctaaaATATGTGTGTGTTAATGCATATATTTGGCGTGAATTTACCTAAGGGCCACTATCTCTCTCGAGGATAGGAAGCCAGTCACGGTAGCTGCCACAATATATATCTGTAAGTATTCTACTAGTTATGAACATAACAGCCCTGTCCttaaagttcaagtatgtttattgagacaagaaagaaatacatctcaaagggatagagtagcttaggctatttctacccccccccccatccctgtcCTTACATTAAGGAGTGTATGTAGCAAGTGACGCAGTGGCAATGCATTCACCcggcgtttcgcaagcgctttggcctgggttcgtatcctggccggggaggattgactaggcgccaatccttaactgtagcttctgttcacccagcagtgaatgggtagctggttgttaaacgatttggcgggtcgcattccggggaaaattaagattaagtacctgcccaaaacgctatgcgtgctagtggctgtacaagaatgtaggcactctagtagtgaagtatatagtgAAGTATATATTGAATTATACAGTGAAAATATAGTGAAGCATATAGTGAAGTACTTACCCCAGAGAAGGTGGCCGTGGAGTAGCCTCATACAATGCCGCCTCCAGGAACACTGTAACCCATTACTGAGCCACACTGTGCTCTCCCTCACTTGTCATGGCGTTATCAATACCTCAACTATACTGTTATCTCTTATCAAATTCGATTGTTATTATCGTGTACTGTCAGTCTTTGACTAAGGTAAAAGACTGAGGGCAAAGTGCGCGGCCACCAGTCTGGTAACATTCAACACCCACATTCACTAGATATATTGCACCTTAAATACTAATTTTCAATAATATTTTGTTGCGTTCTGTATACGTCACGACTGACGGCCAGCTGCTTAATATTTATGTTTAAATGATATTCGTTATTAAAGATTGAAAACGATAAATTATAATTACAATAAGAGTTGTGCCTGCCTTAATATATTATACCTGGCCTGTCACCTATTGCTGGCGGGCAGGTCACTGGAATGGCTCAACTACTCATACCTTgttcttgttttagattcagctactcaaaacaaaaagttcgaagtagcacgggctatggtgcagcccgtcctccaaacaaagatccaaaagtgattccatccacccgctaaaccccctgtttatgaatgaaaagcggtttcacacgactcacaactgctgacgttcgaacatatccggaacaagtgcttcactgacgaattttgttcgaatcgcaacgctataaatgcttcacccacgtactgcaaatacaaataatcgccaacagaacctaaacacctgacctaacctatcctatgcctatatatacacaatatgccaatatattataatattaatttatacttgagaaaattcccgttctgaatgaacatgttaaaatttatgaatgcgtctgtggggtcaaccgctgaatgtaatggatttgagtcgaggacgggttgtatggtgagcccgtagtggacttacctcagcccgcagcccgtcctccaaagacccaaaagtgattccatgcacccgccaaaccccctgtttatgaatggaaaatggtttacacacgattcacacAACTCGTCCTCGCTGAATACTAAACTAAACCATGCTatgttatgctacgatgctgagactcggACCAGATGAAGCCCTTTTCATattcaactagtcaaaaaagtttgattgaaatcaaactagttttcatttattgcatattttggcaTATTTTTAAGTTATgcccccttcactttgcctcagatctacatcattttattgaagttgttggtgaactattgctctcagaccgcttattgacaatccaagtttatactcaatttctcctttaaaggcagattctttggccaactcatcagctctatcatgcattcggaggccttaAGTAAACGGCTAGGAGGCGGTGCATATAAGGAGCTAAATTTCACTTCATCGTAATCACTGCTAGCGAAGCACtgatattgaaattgaaataagtttattgaggtaaaatacacacaaagggatgaggtagctcaagctattctcatcccGTTAAGCACTGATAGGTCAAGCACCCCCGAAGCCGCAGTACTTCAATTCAAAATCGAGTTGGAAAAATCTTCAGGAATGATAGAAGGgtagggacctttgacaagctaccggcttcctgtccccgtcgaggacaTTAGAAATATAGTGACCCTCAGGTAGACTCAGTTAAATTCAGGAAATTAAAATTATTTTCCTGCGAGGCCGAGAACCACAAGGTCATGGTCGAATCGTACACGAGACGATTTCATATTGACGATTAAAGCTCATTTTATATTTGTTGATACCGTATATATTGTTAATTGTTAGGTTACGATGTATTAGCTTAGGTTTGGCTGTCCTAGTCATGGTTGAGTTAAATTGGTTtggtttaagttaggttaggctaggtaagtcACGGTTGCcctgggtggggggatggggggggttaCAGTGTGGTGTACGAGGTGACCCTCCCTCAGgagcacgcccccccccccccgcctcccacAGGAGTCGCGTTCACTTGTGATCAAGCATAGTACGCAAAACACGAGATTCCCATTATAAACATTATATATGCATATTAGAATACAGAGTATAAATTTTGCTTTAGTGTCCGTGTAGATTTCTTCAATAGTTTCTGTGAATTATAAAAATGTGTGTTGTTTAGGGAGTTGTGAGTGCGAGAAGCGGGCTGGGACGCCATTACGCGGTAACGCCACCTTCCCTGCAGGCGCCCGCGCTCTTGAACACGCTTCCTGTCGCCTACACCAGTTGACAGTGTAAGTATGGGGTGTAGTGCACCCCGGTGTGTATCTCGAGTGTACTGGCCACCTGCGGTTCTAGTGAGGCAGGCCAGATAGGAAGGGTGCACTCGGGCTCTGCTGGCAAGTCCTCAATGGGAAGGGATCCCTGCATGCCTTGCCCTCTACCCCTCACAACAACGCTTCTTACACAGCATCTCGCGTTGCCGGGGACACGGTTCTGTTAGCACATCATAGCACAAATGACATAAGTTTGTGTACAGTTTGGGGGAAGTGAGTAAGGAGGCGAGGGAGCACCGCTGCGGGAGACGACGCCGTCGCCTCAGTTACCGCCCAAGACACCCGCCAATATCTTCAGTTATCgtcgtgtctggcctcctgtgtgGGGGGTACTGAAGGGTGTGGCAGAGCGGTGAGGGGTGCTgaacggggaaggggggggggctggggcaacgggtagtgctggggggggggggggagtggaactTGGCCAGTACTTGTTTAAAGATTCAGCTgctgggaaccaaaagttgcatgtagcacgggctatggtgagcccgtagtggacttacctggcacaggagcgaggctgtaactGTAGCAGTAGTTTCCTGGCAGTACTGTAATTGCATTTGTCCGTCTGGGTCGCGGTATTCTTAtggggaagtgaggtctagccTCTATGCTCTGCCCATTATCCTTGTTGTACTTGTTGCAttacagttatcttgaggttatcttgagatgatcttgggacttagcgtccccgcggccctgtcctcaaccaggccttctttttgttacacaaccccaggaagcagtccatagcagttctctaactcccaggtacctatttactgttaggtaacaggggcatcagggtgataaacattttgcccatttgtatccgtctccaccggggatcgaacccggaacctcaggactacgaatccgaagcactgtcctccCAGCTGTAGGCTGAGTGGACAATAGTTAATAGCTTAACTATTCTGATGCACATTGTTTTTTTCCACTAACATCCTAGAGCAGTGGGTGGTGGTACGTGCTGGGGTAGTGGGAGGAGCAGTGGGTGGTGCTGGTTCAGTGGGTCGTGATGAATCACTGGAGATTAATCTTGCACacagataaaataaaataatcgcTAATGGAGTCAATCTGCCCTATACTTAAACTTAGTTCGGAGGCAAGATCAAAGAACTGAGGTTTAACCTAGCAACCACAATTAAGTAAAATACCAACATACTGGAACaaaagatatggaaggaaatgtagaatagaaccagtgaggagtagaggtgccatagacacaattagAAAGCACTGTCTAAACATCAGATTCCACAGCTGTTCAATattctcccagcaagcattagaaatattgccagaacaaaggtTGATATCTTCAAGAACCAATTAGGTAAGTTCTTGCAAGACGTACTGGATCAACcgagctgtagtggatatgtgggccttcatgctgctgcaagcaacagcctgtttacAAAGTTATCACAAAgatgagcctggcctcaggctgggcttggggagtagaattcCAGAGACCATCTCCAGGTAAGATCCAGGTAAGGCGAGTGTTGACCAGCCGTGGATGAGAAAAGATTAAATTTTTGTTAAATACAAATGAGTGGGATTTGAGGTGTAGGAATGATTATCGCATGAAGGGTTGAGTGAGGGGTAATAGGAATGGTTGTTAGTAGGTgtgctcacttaattgtgcttgcggaggttgagtttATGCTCTGATCCTGCCTCTTAACCCTCACtaaaatcatatatacatttgagtcTGTTGTGTGTATGTAGTCTGATTTCACCACTTCACTTTAGTCCATTGTATTTGTTCACAACTGTCACTGAAAAGAGATTGATGTTTCTGTGGCTCTTCAGGGTGTTTAGTTTGTGTTTGTCCCCTCTTGTTCATATACTACCCATTTCTTACTGTCCTTGTCTGTCCTGTCTTTCCCCCAAAGAATTTCGTACTGTAAGCATGTCTTTTTCTAACTTCTACTGACAAGAGGTTTAACCCTCCTCCTCGGCTCTTTTGTTACTTGCAATCCAGAGGTAtgctagtagcatacctctggaTTGTCTCGAGCTCTGTtatatatttttaagaggacaaggACTCCTATTCAAAATTTGTACGACTTGTGTGGTATACAGGGTTTCAAATGATTCTAAATTAGTTTCTAACAGCAGTTCGTATGTTGGCTATGTTTGTATATGTAATTCATATCCTGAGGGGAGGCAGTTGGTGTGATATAACCCAGGGTGGTTTTCTCTCCCATTTGTTACTTTGTTTGGCCTCCTGTATATATTTTTAACCCATGCTTAAATTGTGTAGCTATACTGTATATACTTGATTTTCTTTATTTCAGACTAAACAGATTTGGAAGAATTTGAGATGTCATCTCgtgcacttggaagaggtcaccGAGG
This genomic window from Procambarus clarkii isolate CNS0578487 chromosome 1, FALCON_Pclarkii_2.0, whole genome shotgun sequence contains:
- the LOC123754425 gene encoding putative uncharacterized protein FLJ45035 → MPGASYIRHVLVPVGQCKRLVPVEGQCKRLVPVGQCKRLVPVEGQCKRLVPVEGQCKRLVPVEGQCKRLVPVEGQCKRLVPVEGQCKRLVPVEGQCKRLVPVEGQCKRLVPVEGQCKRLVSVEGQCKRLVPVEGQCKRLVPVEGQCKRLVPVEGQCKRLVSVEGQCKRLVPVEGQCKRLVPVEGQCKRLVPVEGQCKRLVPVESTRFPLKI